A genomic segment from Syntrophotalea acetylenivorans encodes:
- a CDS encoding patatin-like phospholipase family protein has protein sequence MDTVKTTIGLALGSGAARGLAHIGVLKVLEEAAIPIACIAGTSIGAFIGALYAAGVPVQQMEKTLCELNWRALARLLSPALPTSGLLDGGKVVEFMAELLPVQTFEELSIPLAVTATDIESGEALVIHQGSLLEGLHAATAFPGIFTPVPWNGRFLVDGGLCNPVPANVAYRMGAQRVIGVSAIPTLTGPQSTGLQTPFIKPRKPHNTLRRFFTSAQLENLFHDIWQNNRQPQSSAAAQSQKRPQQRSPGIFRVCSRSVAIMENQINDLRLEKEAIDLLVRPIFDDISLLDFHRAKESIKAGEIATLRLLPKIRQLLE, from the coding sequence ATGGATACAGTGAAAACCACCATTGGCCTGGCACTCGGCAGCGGCGCCGCCCGAGGCCTGGCGCACATCGGCGTGCTGAAGGTACTTGAAGAAGCCGCCATCCCCATCGCCTGTATCGCCGGGACCTCCATCGGTGCATTTATTGGCGCACTCTACGCTGCCGGCGTCCCGGTTCAACAGATGGAGAAGACCCTTTGCGAACTCAACTGGCGAGCCCTGGCCCGCCTTCTCTCTCCTGCCCTGCCCACCTCGGGCCTGTTGGACGGTGGCAAAGTCGTCGAGTTTATGGCCGAGCTGTTGCCGGTTCAAACATTTGAAGAGCTTTCCATTCCTCTGGCAGTAACGGCCACCGATATCGAATCGGGGGAAGCCCTGGTTATACACCAAGGCAGCCTCTTAGAAGGACTGCACGCCGCGACAGCCTTTCCCGGCATTTTTACGCCCGTACCTTGGAACGGCCGTTTTTTGGTCGACGGCGGCTTATGTAATCCGGTGCCGGCTAACGTAGCCTACCGCATGGGTGCCCAACGAGTGATCGGCGTCAGCGCGATCCCTACGCTGACAGGACCTCAATCAACAGGTCTGCAGACACCTTTCATCAAGCCGCGCAAGCCGCACAATACCCTTCGAAGATTCTTTACCAGCGCCCAACTCGAGAACCTGTTTCACGATATTTGGCAGAACAACCGTCAACCACAGAGTTCGGCCGCCGCACAGTCACAAAAACGTCCCCAACAACGGTCGCCCGGTATTTTCAGGGTCTGTTCCCGCAGTGTCGCCATCATGGAAAACCAGATCAATGATCTGCGCCTCGAGAAAGAAGCCATCGATCTGCTGGTTCGGCCCATCTTTGACGACATCAGCCTGCTTGACTTTCACCGAGCCAAAGAGTCCATTAAGGCCGGCGAAATCGCTACCCTCCGGTTACTACCAAAAATTCGCCAGCTGTTAGAATAA
- a CDS encoding phasin family protein yields the protein MNDLIEKTLMAGIGALALSQKKAEELVGELQRQFNLSEEKGQELLDKIKETVSGQQQRLEEVAREELQKSVTRFGLVNREEFDQLVQRIEEMEKRLK from the coding sequence ATGAATGATCTCATTGAAAAAACCCTGATGGCCGGTATTGGAGCCCTGGCTCTGAGTCAAAAAAAAGCTGAAGAACTGGTGGGGGAATTGCAACGCCAGTTTAACCTCAGCGAAGAAAAGGGGCAGGAATTGTTGGACAAAATCAAGGAGACCGTGAGTGGCCAACAGCAACGACTGGAGGAAGTCGCTCGAGAGGAGCTGCAAAAATCGGTGACTCGTTTCGGTCTGGTAAACAGGGAAGAATTCGATCAACTGGTCCAACGGATTGAAGAAATGGAAAAACGCCTGAAGTAA
- a CDS encoding ABC1 kinase family protein: MQIFSRINRNIRSLRRYRQVLGVLIKYGFGHVVEQLNIHHYLHRGKQLISRGAARKEIEHLTAPHRLRLALEELGPTFIKLGQLLSTRPDILSVEYTRELGKLQDKVPMVPAGSIREVIETEFGQSVETLYAEFSFSPLAAASIAQVHRGKLHSGEEVVIKVRRPDIARIIETDIDILQGLAYLVERHLASGTILNPVALVKEFRRTIEREMNFNRERHTIDRFRENFLQDATVYVPQTYPNYCGETVLTLEYVDGIKVSNFDQLREASYDLKTIACNGANAILQQVLVHGLFHGDPHPGNIFVLPNNVVCFIDFGMIGRLDRELTFRLAELLTAVLQRDVERLVAILLYSGDLTEEIRRPELKKAVSDFVDDYYEVPLQEIRAGRLLIEFVEILIQFRIPFSPDLMLLAKTLITMEGIGRQLDPEFNMVGHLKPFMSRLLQEKVGPTNLSREGMRMMQSYGALLKTLPDDLKEFITRINRNKFKIDLEHRGLERLITDLDKSSNRLSFSLLIAALIIGSSIVMQTDKGPLLFGFPALGILGYSIAAVLGLWLAIGILRSGRL; encoded by the coding sequence ATGCAGATCTTTTCGCGGATCAACCGCAATATTCGCTCGTTGCGCCGCTATCGCCAGGTTCTCGGCGTTCTCATCAAGTACGGCTTCGGTCACGTCGTTGAACAACTCAATATCCACCACTACCTGCACCGGGGCAAGCAACTTATCAGTCGCGGTGCTGCGCGCAAAGAAATCGAGCACCTGACCGCTCCCCACCGGCTACGGCTGGCTCTTGAAGAACTGGGGCCGACCTTTATCAAACTCGGCCAGCTCCTTTCTACCCGTCCCGACATTCTGTCGGTGGAATACACCCGAGAATTGGGAAAACTGCAGGACAAGGTGCCCATGGTTCCGGCGGGCTCCATCCGGGAAGTCATCGAGACCGAATTCGGCCAATCGGTGGAGACCCTGTATGCCGAATTCTCCTTTTCCCCCTTGGCTGCCGCCTCCATCGCCCAGGTCCATCGCGGCAAATTGCATAGTGGTGAAGAAGTGGTCATCAAGGTGCGGCGACCGGATATCGCCCGCATCATCGAAACAGATATCGATATTCTGCAGGGTCTTGCTTATCTGGTCGAGCGCCATCTGGCCAGCGGCACGATCCTCAATCCCGTAGCTCTGGTCAAAGAATTTCGCCGCACCATAGAGCGGGAGATGAATTTCAACCGGGAACGCCACACCATAGACCGGTTTCGGGAAAACTTTTTACAAGATGCCACGGTCTATGTTCCTCAAACCTACCCGAACTATTGTGGTGAAACGGTCCTGACCCTGGAGTATGTCGATGGGATAAAGGTGTCCAACTTCGATCAGCTTCGGGAAGCCAGCTATGATCTCAAGACCATCGCTTGTAACGGCGCCAACGCCATCTTGCAGCAGGTTCTGGTGCACGGCTTGTTTCATGGAGACCCGCACCCCGGCAACATCTTTGTTCTGCCGAACAACGTCGTTTGCTTCATCGACTTTGGGATGATCGGACGTCTCGACAGGGAACTGACCTTCCGCCTTGCCGAGCTGCTGACCGCCGTACTGCAAAGAGATGTGGAACGACTGGTGGCTATCCTGCTCTACTCCGGTGATTTAACAGAGGAGATTCGCCGTCCCGAATTGAAAAAAGCGGTCAGTGACTTTGTCGATGACTATTACGAGGTGCCGTTGCAGGAGATTAGAGCGGGACGCTTGTTGATTGAATTCGTGGAAATCCTGATCCAGTTTCGCATTCCCTTTTCTCCCGACCTGATGCTGCTGGCCAAAACTTTGATTACCATGGAGGGTATTGGCCGACAACTCGATCCCGAGTTCAACATGGTGGGCCATCTCAAACCCTTTATGAGCAGGTTATTGCAAGAAAAAGTCGGGCCGACTAACCTGAGTCGAGAGGGAATGCGTATGATGCAGTCCTACGGCGCGCTGCTAAAAACGCTACCTGATGACCTGAAAGAATTCATCACCCGGATCAACCGAAACAAATTCAAAATTGACCTTGAACACCGCGGCCTCGAACGACTCATCACCGATCTGGACAAATCGAGCAATCGACTCTCTTTCAGCCTGCTCATCGCCGCCTTGATTATTGGCTCTTCCATCGTCATGCAAACCGACAAGGGCCCGCTACTCTTCGGCTTTCCAGCCCTCGGCATCCTGGGCTACTCCATCGCAGCGGTGCTCGGTCTATGGCTGGCCATCGGTATTTTACGCTCCGGCCGCCTGTAA
- the lpxC gene encoding UDP-3-O-acyl-N-acetylglucosamine deacetylase, producing MIYQKTLQQPVKISGIGLHSGQEITMSLRPAEANTGIIFHRSEGERIVSIEASSANVVDTRMATVIGKGGLSVSTVEHLMAALAACGIDNLHIDIDGPEVPIMDGSAAPFIALLQDCGTRQLAANRKYLAIRKPITVVDGEKRVTLIPSRFFRISYDIAFDHPCISLQHRAVKVSENLFAKDLAPARTFGFLHEVEYLKANGLARGGSLENAVVIGEDSILNPEGLRFNDEFVRHKILDAIGDFSLVGYPILGHIKAYKAGHDINHQTVEKILASPDCWQLVELGESPQKKTRAVAGQRSFAPDMAFS from the coding sequence ATGATTTATCAAAAGACCCTGCAACAACCCGTCAAGATTTCCGGTATCGGCCTTCACTCGGGGCAAGAGATCACCATGTCCCTGCGTCCCGCCGAAGCGAACACCGGTATTATTTTCCACCGCAGCGAAGGCGAACGCATCGTTTCCATTGAAGCGTCCTCCGCGAACGTGGTCGATACACGCATGGCGACCGTCATTGGCAAGGGCGGCCTGTCGGTTTCAACCGTCGAACATCTAATGGCAGCCCTTGCGGCCTGCGGCATCGACAATCTGCACATTGACATCGACGGTCCGGAAGTACCGATCATGGATGGCAGCGCCGCTCCCTTTATCGCCCTGCTGCAGGACTGCGGTACACGCCAGCTGGCTGCCAACCGCAAATACCTGGCGATCCGCAAGCCGATCACCGTGGTCGACGGCGAAAAACGCGTCACCCTGATTCCTTCGCGTTTCTTTCGCATCTCCTACGATATCGCCTTTGACCACCCCTGCATTTCCCTGCAGCATCGCGCGGTCAAGGTTTCAGAGAACCTCTTCGCAAAAGACTTGGCCCCTGCCCGAACCTTCGGCTTTCTACACGAGGTCGAATATCTCAAGGCCAACGGTCTGGCCCGCGGCGGCTCGTTGGAAAATGCCGTAGTCATCGGCGAAGACAGCATTCTCAACCCTGAGGGATTGCGCTTCAACGACGAATTTGTCCGGCACAAGATCCTTGACGCCATCGGCGATTTCAGTTTGGTAGGCTATCCGATCCTTGGCCATATCAAGGCGTACAAAGCCGGGCACGACATCAACCACCAGACAGTTGAAAAGATCCTTGCTTCTCCCGACTGCTGGCAGCTGGTTGAACTGGGAGAAAGCCCACAGAAAAAGACTCGGGCCGTTGCCGGCCAGCGGTCTTTTGCTCCCGACATGGCTTTCTCTTAA
- a CDS encoding sensor histidine kinase: protein MKPAIESPPKRNKEQRKRRREWLIAGLVTLLVVVLGRYEQELFEISAQLPLSQSILVLALININILLIILILFLVVRNLFKLLVERRRQLPGARLRTKLVVAFVALSLVPTMLLFFVAAGIISSTIENWFNAEIESSLEESLAVAQTYYKNSATNALYYADQISRIVKEQKLLNETNLPFLVALIEQKQQEYNLGVVEVFSATHEELVRASNPQIPDTEFTDPDSDTIREALQGNSRTLITRMGKADLIRGIVPVFSNWNPNDVVGVVVVNYYVPYSLVSKMEEISSSFEQYKSTKLLKGKIQKGYVLVLLLIALVIIFLATWFGFHLARGITVPIQELALASNRVAEGDLEVQIAIKSDDEIALLVEAFNKMTADLRKGQESIRQANRELQVSNLELEQRRRYMEIILKNVTAGVISVDQKGNLTTINKSAEKLLKIQTGKVLGKNFREVIKTEHLPQIKELRLLLAQSGKDSIRKQVTVDLPDAKLTLLVNLTTLRDENGEFMGTVVVFDDLTELIRAQRMAAWREVARRIAHEIKNPLTPIQLSAQRLRRRYLSRFDSDDTVFDECTMMIVKQVDELKNLVNEFSSFARMPASKPTPNNLNDIIAEALVLYQEGHKDISFDFNADDHLPVFNLDRDQIKRSVINLLDNAVGAVGTGGHISVETGFNEELQIASFTVADDGCGITAEDKPRLFEPYFSTKKTGTGLGLAIVSSVISDHNGYIRVKDNQPRGTRFIVELPVTNDRSSLT, encoded by the coding sequence ATGAAACCCGCTATCGAAAGCCCTCCGAAGAGAAATAAAGAGCAACGTAAACGCCGTCGCGAATGGCTGATTGCAGGACTGGTTACCCTGTTGGTGGTGGTGCTGGGACGGTACGAACAGGAACTGTTCGAAATTTCCGCCCAACTGCCTCTCTCCCAAAGCATTCTGGTTCTTGCTCTGATCAACATCAATATTCTGTTGATCATCCTGATTTTATTTCTGGTCGTTCGCAACCTGTTTAAATTGTTAGTTGAGCGACGACGACAGCTTCCTGGTGCACGCCTGCGTACCAAACTGGTCGTGGCCTTTGTCGCACTCTCTCTGGTGCCGACCATGCTATTGTTTTTTGTGGCGGCCGGCATCATTTCCAGCACTATTGAAAACTGGTTCAATGCCGAAATCGAATCGTCTCTCGAAGAATCCCTGGCCGTCGCTCAAACCTACTATAAAAACTCCGCCACCAATGCCCTCTATTATGCGGATCAAATCTCCCGCATTGTCAAAGAACAAAAGCTGCTTAACGAGACCAATTTGCCGTTTCTGGTGGCACTAATTGAGCAGAAACAGCAGGAATACAATCTCGGGGTAGTCGAGGTTTTCTCGGCCACCCATGAAGAGTTGGTCCGCGCCTCTAACCCGCAAATTCCTGACACCGAATTCACCGATCCCGATTCGGACACCATCCGCGAAGCCCTGCAAGGCAACAGCCGCACCCTCATCACCCGCATGGGCAAAGCCGACTTGATTCGGGGCATCGTCCCGGTTTTTTCCAATTGGAATCCCAACGACGTGGTCGGTGTGGTGGTGGTCAACTACTACGTTCCCTATTCGCTGGTCAGCAAAATGGAGGAAATTTCTTCCTCTTTTGAACAATACAAGTCCACCAAACTGCTCAAAGGAAAGATTCAAAAGGGCTACGTGCTGGTCCTGTTGTTGATCGCCTTAGTCATTATCTTTTTGGCTACCTGGTTCGGTTTCCACCTGGCTCGGGGCATCACGGTACCGATTCAGGAACTGGCCCTGGCCAGCAACAGAGTCGCCGAAGGCGACCTCGAGGTACAAATTGCCATTAAAAGCGATGACGAAATAGCCCTTTTGGTGGAAGCTTTCAACAAGATGACGGCCGACCTGCGCAAGGGCCAGGAGAGTATTCGCCAGGCCAATCGCGAATTGCAGGTGTCAAACCTTGAGCTGGAACAACGTCGCCGCTACATGGAAATTATCCTCAAGAACGTTACCGCCGGCGTCATCTCGGTCGACCAAAAAGGCAACCTGACTACTATCAACAAATCGGCGGAAAAGCTTCTTAAAATTCAAACGGGCAAGGTTTTAGGCAAGAACTTCCGTGAAGTCATCAAGACCGAGCATCTTCCTCAAATCAAGGAATTACGTCTTCTCCTGGCCCAATCAGGTAAGGATTCCATTCGTAAACAGGTCACCGTCGATTTGCCCGATGCGAAACTGACCCTTTTGGTCAACCTGACGACCCTGCGGGATGAAAACGGTGAATTCATGGGTACGGTCGTCGTATTCGACGATCTTACAGAATTGATCCGTGCCCAGCGCATGGCCGCCTGGCGCGAGGTGGCGCGGCGCATTGCTCATGAAATCAAGAACCCGTTGACCCCCATTCAGCTTTCCGCCCAGCGCCTGAGACGCCGGTATCTAAGCCGTTTTGATAGCGACGACACAGTATTCGACGAATGCACCATGATGATCGTCAAGCAGGTAGACGAACTCAAGAACCTGGTCAACGAATTTTCCAGTTTTGCCCGCATGCCGGCCAGCAAACCGACCCCCAACAACCTCAACGACATCATTGCCGAGGCCTTGGTCCTCTACCAGGAAGGACACAAGGACATCTCTTTCGACTTCAATGCCGATGACCACCTGCCGGTCTTTAATCTCGATCGAGATCAGATTAAGCGGTCAGTGATCAACCTTCTCGACAATGCGGTCGGCGCCGTCGGAACCGGTGGCCATATCTCCGTGGAAACCGGTTTCAACGAAGAATTGCAGATTGCCTCCTTTACCGTTGCCGACGATGGCTGCGGCATCACCGCTGAAGACAAACCACGGCTGTTCGAGCCCTATTTCTCTACCAAAAAGACCGGTACCGGTCTTGGCCTGGCCATTGTTTCCAGCGTCATTTCCGATCACAACGGCTATATCCGGGTCAAGGACAACCAGCCGCGGGGCACCCGCTTTATCGTCGAACTGCCGGTAACTAACGACCGCAGCTCTCTAACCTGA
- a CDS encoding sigma-54-dependent transcriptional regulator encodes MKSILVIDDEQSIRESLKGILQDEGYRAVFAESGEEGLTQVREETPDLILLDIWLPGIDGLETLRLIREDFPEQLVIMMSGHGTIETAVKATKLGAYDFIEKPLSLEKVLLCIENAFKVGQLVEENRSLKEKMAKDRDMIGESEPISSLKEQIAIAAPTSGWVLITGENGTGKELVARATHNLSKRRGKPFVEVNCAAIPEELIESELFGHEKGAFTGATAMRKGKFDQANEGTLFLDEIGDMSLKTQAKILRILQERKFERVGGSRTIEVDVRVIAATNKDLEEEIENGNFRQDLYYRLNVLPFHVPPLRERQEDIPLLTQHFLAHFCSQEGRPIKTLAPEALEALMNYPWPGNVRELKNLVERLVIMIQEDTITRAHLPEAVLGTTTNSAAASTAATLKEAREQFEREFIRQKLEEFEGNISRTAEAIEMERSNLHRKLKAYGIEYKKS; translated from the coding sequence ATGAAAAGTATATTAGTCATAGATGATGAACAGAGCATTCGTGAAAGCCTGAAAGGAATTCTGCAGGACGAAGGCTACCGCGCCGTCTTTGCCGAAAGCGGCGAAGAAGGCCTGACCCAGGTGCGGGAAGAGACCCCCGACCTGATTCTGCTTGATATCTGGCTGCCGGGCATTGACGGTCTTGAAACCCTGCGCTTGATCCGCGAAGACTTTCCCGAACAACTGGTGATCATGATGAGCGGTCATGGCACCATTGAAACCGCGGTCAAAGCTACCAAACTTGGCGCTTACGATTTTATTGAAAAGCCCCTGTCTCTGGAAAAGGTGTTGCTCTGCATCGAGAACGCCTTCAAGGTCGGTCAGCTGGTTGAAGAAAACCGGTCCCTCAAGGAAAAGATGGCCAAGGATCGCGACATGATCGGCGAGAGCGAACCGATCTCCTCGCTTAAGGAACAGATCGCCATCGCCGCGCCGACCTCGGGCTGGGTGCTGATTACCGGCGAAAACGGCACCGGCAAGGAGCTGGTGGCCCGCGCCACGCACAATCTGTCGAAACGTCGCGGCAAGCCCTTCGTCGAAGTAAACTGCGCCGCTATCCCCGAAGAGCTCATTGAATCAGAGCTTTTCGGCCACGAAAAGGGTGCCTTTACCGGGGCCACGGCGATGCGCAAGGGAAAGTTCGACCAGGCCAACGAAGGCACCCTGTTTCTCGATGAAATCGGCGACATGAGTCTCAAGACTCAGGCCAAGATTCTGCGCATCCTGCAGGAACGAAAATTTGAACGGGTCGGCGGCAGCCGCACCATCGAGGTCGATGTGCGGGTCATCGCCGCGACCAATAAGGACCTGGAAGAGGAGATCGAAAACGGCAACTTTCGTCAGGATCTTTACTACCGGCTCAATGTGCTGCCCTTCCACGTACCGCCGTTGCGCGAACGGCAAGAGGACATCCCCCTGCTGACTCAGCACTTTCTGGCCCATTTCTGCAGCCAGGAAGGCCGGCCGATTAAAACATTGGCCCCGGAGGCTCTCGAAGCCCTGATGAACTATCCCTGGCCGGGCAACGTGCGAGAACTGAAAAACCTGGTGGAACGCCTGGTGATCATGATCCAGGAGGACACCATCACCCGCGCCCATCTGCCGGAAGCAGTTCTTGGGACCACGACAAACTCAGCTGCGGCCAGTACCGCCGCCACCCTCAAGGAAGCTCGGGAACAGTTCGAAAGAGAGTTTATCCGCCAGAAGCTGGAAGAGTTCGAAGGCAATATCTCCCGTACCGCTGAAGCTATTGAAATGGAACGCTCGAACCTGCACCGCAAGCTCAAGGCGTATGGCATCGAGTACAAGAAGTCCTGA
- a CDS encoding aldo/keto reductase: MQKRRLGNSGLEVSALGLGCMGMSFGYGPAKDKKEMIALLRAAVERGITFFDTAEIYGPFINEELVGEALAPLRDQVVIATKFGFNTDFDPRDPKEGESMLNSRPENIRKVAEASLKRLRTDVIDLFYQHRVDPGVPIEDVAGTVKDLIGEGKVKHFGLSEAGVQTIRRAHAVQPVTALQSEYSLWTRTLEREVLQTLEELGIGLVPYSPLGKGFLTGKIDENTSFDKNDFRNVVPRFTTEARKANQALVDLLGTIAAQKQATPAQIALAWLLAQKPWIVPIPGTTKLHRLEENIGAASLELTVEDLRDIESAASKVEVQGARYPEILEKITGL; this comes from the coding sequence ATGCAAAAACGAAGATTAGGTAATAGCGGCCTGGAAGTTTCGGCTCTCGGGCTCGGCTGCATGGGTATGAGCTTCGGCTACGGTCCGGCTAAGGACAAGAAGGAGATGATCGCGCTTCTCCGTGCCGCCGTCGAGCGCGGCATCACCTTTTTCGATACGGCGGAAATCTATGGGCCGTTCATCAATGAGGAGCTGGTGGGTGAGGCTCTCGCTCCGTTACGCGATCAAGTGGTGATTGCCACCAAGTTCGGCTTCAATACGGATTTCGATCCGCGCGATCCCAAAGAAGGCGAATCGATGCTCAACAGCCGCCCTGAAAATATTCGGAAGGTCGCCGAAGCCTCCCTCAAACGCCTCAGGACCGATGTGATCGACCTTTTCTATCAGCACCGGGTCGATCCAGGCGTGCCGATCGAGGATGTCGCCGGCACGGTGAAGGACCTGATCGGGGAGGGGAAGGTCAAGCACTTCGGCCTTTCCGAGGCCGGCGTCCAGACAATCCGCCGCGCCCACGCCGTCCAGCCGGTCACTGCCCTGCAGAGTGAATACTCCCTGTGGACCAGGACCCTCGAGAGGGAAGTGCTGCAGACCCTTGAGGAGCTCGGCATCGGCTTGGTCCCCTACAGCCCTCTGGGCAAGGGCTTTCTCACCGGCAAGATCGACGAGAACACGAGCTTCGATAAGAACGATTTCCGCAACGTCGTCCCCCGGTTTACAACCGAGGCCCGCAAAGCGAACCAGGCCCTGGTCGATTTGCTCGGCACCATCGCGGCACAGAAGCAGGCGACTCCCGCCCAGATCGCGCTGGCCTGGCTGCTGGCGCAAAAGCCGTGGATCGTTCCGATTCCGGGCACTACCAAGCTGCATCGCCTGGAGGAGAACATCGGCGCAGCCTCGCTTGAACTCACGGTGGAGGATCTGCGGGATATCGAGAGCGCCGCCTCGAAAGTTGAGGTGCAGGGTGCTCGCTACCCGGAAATACTGGAGAAGATTACCGGTCTTTGA
- a CDS encoding iron-containing alcohol dehydrogenase, which produces MDNFIYSIPTTAYFGKGQINILGETIKAQGGSKVLLAYGGGSIKKNGIYDTVIEQLDKADLAYVELSGIQPNPRIESSQEGIKLYRQRGCDFILAVGGGSTLDACKAIAAGVKYDGPVTDLFVDESGISSKIVAAAPLATILTMAGTGSEMDMGAVITVGEDHKKKVLLHPLLNPRFSILDPEYTYTVPEYHSMAGVADILCHLMEQYFTPDVAAKVQDRMNEGVMKVVLEEAPKILANPQDYEARANIMWASSMALAGFQFLLGKPSPTFPLHGIGHELSSMYDMTHGVTLALLTPAWMRHTMSAAPEHLPIFARFARNVFDVREKDDAKAAEEGVTRLEEFYAVIKMPASLREAGVKEEDLEVIAEKAVEDGQLGILAVLGKDEVLQILRAAF; this is translated from the coding sequence ATGGACAACTTCATCTACAGCATTCCGACCACCGCCTATTTCGGCAAAGGCCAAATAAACATTCTCGGCGAGACCATCAAGGCCCAGGGCGGCTCCAAGGTGCTGCTGGCTTATGGCGGCGGCAGCATAAAAAAGAACGGCATCTACGATACCGTTATCGAGCAATTGGACAAGGCCGATCTTGCGTATGTGGAATTGAGCGGCATCCAGCCCAACCCGAGGATCGAAAGCTCGCAGGAGGGAATTAAACTCTATCGCCAACGCGGCTGTGATTTCATTCTGGCCGTGGGCGGCGGCTCGACTCTGGATGCCTGCAAGGCCATTGCTGCCGGGGTGAAATATGATGGTCCGGTGACCGATCTTTTTGTCGATGAATCAGGGATCTCTTCAAAGATTGTTGCCGCGGCACCGTTGGCAACCATTCTGACCATGGCGGGGACCGGCTCGGAGATGGACATGGGCGCGGTCATCACCGTCGGTGAGGATCATAAGAAAAAAGTTTTACTGCATCCGCTGCTCAATCCCCGGTTCTCCATCCTAGATCCGGAGTACACCTACACGGTGCCGGAATATCATTCCATGGCGGGCGTCGCGGACATTCTCTGCCATCTCATGGAGCAGTATTTTACCCCCGATGTCGCCGCAAAGGTGCAGGACCGCATGAACGAGGGCGTAATGAAGGTCGTCTTGGAGGAGGCCCCTAAAATCCTGGCAAATCCGCAAGACTACGAGGCTCGTGCCAACATCATGTGGGCCAGTTCCATGGCCTTGGCCGGATTTCAGTTTCTGCTCGGCAAGCCGTCGCCCACCTTCCCGCTGCACGGCATCGGGCACGAACTCTCCAGCATGTACGACATGACCCATGGCGTCACCCTGGCGCTGCTGACGCCAGCCTGGATGCGGCATACCATGAGCGCGGCGCCGGAACACCTGCCGATTTTCGCGCGATTCGCCCGCAATGTCTTCGACGTGCGCGAAAAGGATGATGCCAAGGCCGCGGAAGAAGGCGTCACGCGGCTCGAGGAATTCTATGCCGTCATCAAGATGCCCGCGAGCCTGCGCGAGGCGGGCGTCAAGGAAGAGGACCTGGAAGTGATCGCCGAAAAAGCCGTGGAGGACGGCCAGTTGGGTATCTTGGCTGTTCTCGGCAAGGACGAGGTGCTGCAGATCCTGCGGGCGGCATTCTGA
- a CDS encoding MBL fold metallo-hydrolase, protein MKRTIQMTCCLVLIVLASVLLFTSCAPQLGLAGRDARLISSSQFKDGKFFNTIETRVSTASGNRLGSLLEFFTDQQKREPEAVLPSIPVAVESIGATNGLRLTWLGHSTCLIEMDGQVILTDPTFSDRASPFTFLGPKRFGTALPLQLKDVPKVDIVLISHDHYDHLDYRSIKALIDKTSLFCVPLGVGGHLEYWGVPRNKIVEMDWWQEQSNKGIKLVATPARHFSGRWLVRDKTLWSSWVIQGQKHRIFFGGDSGYFDGFRSIGDKYGPFDLTLLESGAYNEAWSEIHMMPEETVQAHIDLKGKVLLPIHWGQFNLSLHNWTEPIERLLAEANRRDVSVATPLMGQPVEDPLGIPYAAWWHIPKDKIAKTGDSESPPMQRL, encoded by the coding sequence ATGAAGAGAACTATCCAAATGACATGTTGTCTTGTGCTCATAGTGTTGGCATCAGTGCTTTTGTTCACCTCTTGCGCGCCCCAGTTGGGACTGGCTGGGCGTGATGCAAGGTTGATAAGTTCTTCTCAGTTTAAGGATGGAAAATTCTTCAACACAATTGAAACCCGTGTCAGTACCGCTTCGGGAAACAGATTGGGTTCTTTGCTTGAGTTTTTCACCGACCAGCAAAAACGAGAGCCTGAAGCCGTACTTCCTTCCATTCCGGTTGCTGTCGAAAGCATCGGTGCAACCAATGGCTTACGTCTGACCTGGCTTGGCCACTCTACTTGCCTGATCGAGATGGATGGACAAGTCATCCTTACCGATCCGACCTTCAGTGACCGGGCGTCACCTTTCACCTTCCTGGGACCAAAGCGCTTTGGCACAGCTCTCCCACTGCAACTCAAGGATGTGCCAAAGGTCGATATCGTATTGATCTCACATGACCACTATGACCACCTCGACTACCGGAGCATCAAAGCACTGATTGATAAGACTTCCCTGTTCTGCGTTCCTTTAGGCGTGGGGGGACATTTGGAATACTGGGGGGTTCCAAGAAATAAAATTGTCGAGATGGACTGGTGGCAGGAACAGTCGAACAAGGGGATAAAGCTGGTTGCAACACCTGCCCGACATTTCTCCGGTCGGTGGCTTGTTCGGGATAAAACACTCTGGTCTTCCTGGGTGATTCAGGGTCAAAAGCACAGAATCTTCTTTGGAGGAGACTCGGGCTACTTTGATGGGTTTAGAAGTATCGGGGACAAGTACGGTCCTTTTGATCTGACCCTTCTGGAGTCTGGCGCCTATAACGAGGCGTGGTCGGAGATTCACATGATGCCGGAGGAAACCGTGCAGGCCCATATCGATCTTAAGGGCAAGGTGTTGCTGCCCATCCATTGGGGTCAGTTTAATCTTTCCCTCCACAACTGGACGGAGCCCATCGAGAGGCTGCTGGCAGAAGCGAATCGCAGGGACGTTAGCGTTGCGACACCTTTAATGGGTCAGCCTGTTGAAGACCCTTTGGGTATCCCCTATGCAGCGTGGTGGCACATACCAAAGGATAAAATCGCGAAAACCGGCGATTCTGAAAGTCCCCCAATGCAAAGGCTCTGA